In the Glycine max cultivar Williams 82 chromosome 6, Glycine_max_v4.0, whole genome shotgun sequence genome, actgatgtaaaataatttaatttaaccgAATATCTTAAATTCGAATCTCATATGTAtacaattacattaaatatttaaaataattaacgaaatatacataaaaaaacatgaaaaataagttAACTTACTTAAAGAATTTAAGTTTAGTTTCATCCGAACTAGgtaatttattgatattataatttaattttaattcaattttatcgTAAAAGATGATAGTGAAAAGGAAAGATGTCAAAGACATGACTTTTCTACTCACTTTATGCAAAAATGATCCGTTTATTTTAGGTTTTAAGAAAGttattttcttatgaaatcAAATCTAAGAAAATTAATGTACTTGAACAtgagacaattttaatttttaaagtgcactgcgaataattattttgtttaattgattaaataaaattacttttgaaatgtaaataaaatataatttataaaacccacagttaaaataaacttttctaCCAAAAAGGTTTAAATTTTCATCAATCCCAAAATCAAGTCAATCTGTTCAGTGCGTTTGGATACAGTAAAAAAACGCAATGACACCCCTAAAACcacctaaatttttttactatccCACAACAAATGAGTTGTTTCATATTCACCGTGAAAATGAACACAATTTTCCCTCACCTCCCTGCCATACTAAGCatgctaaaaataaatttcattcacTGTGAATCTAAAACACCATGTGTGCCGTACAAAATTGATTTACACAGTGACCACAGCTTATTAACTTAATAGGCTTAAGTTAtaggtcaatttttttttatcttgtactTTGTTTGGTGGACAAAACACAAcacaagtaaaataatattaaatttactataataccctcttccatattaattatttttatataattcatataattatgtattatcaaataatatatatcataaatatataataatataatataaatataaaaatattattttaattaatttaattataatacccATAAAAAACTTCATAACCATTCACCATTCAAATGGCATCTTCTTCCTTGGGGTAGCAGAGCAACGAGGATGGAATATGAGAAGACCAACGAAGTTAAATAGTGGCACAAAACTACTAGTTATTGTTTAGTATTTGGAACAAAAAGTTATCCCACGGTTTAACtagtaacaaaaaattaagcTTTGGTGCTGTCCATCAGAATTCTTATTGTGTTGTCACATGATCACTTTCAAATCAAACCTGAAACAATTACATTTGTGTTGTCATGTATCATATTTTTTAGCAAATAACTGTTGACGGATCCTTAAAATAATTGGCTCAATCAAGACTTCAACTACCAAAACTGCTTTTTAATAAGAAATGTTGAATTTCTTttaccattttaattaaaattgttgacGACTGGACAAAATTCATGAACTTCATTTTAGGGTGTCTATATACATTCCACGGGTTGCAGAcccataaaaatatttgttagcaCTGGGTGTCTGAACCTATCCATTCACAGGCAAATGATTATATGATCTGAATATGAATTGAAGTCAATAATGTTTTAGTAAATATGCTGGAAAAGAATCACTCTGCTTCAAGGGCAGCAATTTCATATCTGACTTCTTCTAGATGTTCATTAATGGCCATGACAGCATCCTGGACACCTCTAATAGCTTCTTTTAGAGCATTGTCATACTCAGCATCTGCTTCAGCTTCTTCAGTCCCAGAAGCTTCTGTAATCTCCTGAACATGAACGCACTCATGCTCTGCTGGCTTTGTAAATTTGCAATTCTCATGGCTTACCAGACGTTCAGATGGGCGACCGGCTTTCTTTAACACCTGAATGGTGGCAGTCTGTGAAGTATAGTAATTGTCAGCATAGACTACACATTTGAATGACAATTATTTGGGTAGTAGCAAGAAACAGAATAGTGCAATCTAATAGAATACGAGTTCTAGTCATGAAGGCAATTAAGAGCAAGTAGAGAAACTAATTGATATAATGTTATTATACAATCTGTGCAGAATTTTCAAATGGTAAACAACCACAAGTAACAACAACACCCACGGGAGAGAGGGCaaagaaaatataatcattCCATTCAACGAAATTATCAATTCTTATCTTATAGGCTAAGGTTATtgcattatttttatgtatctAGTGAGAAAGTCATTTTTATGACTGAAAGGAGTAAATATGGTCCATACaacaataacttaaaaaagtcATGAGATGTTTTAAAAAACTCATGATGTACATGTTTTAATCTTAACTATTCATGAAAAGATTTAATAGTCAATATTTATTCCTCTCGCGCTCATAAAAAAGACTCTCTCACTAGATATATCTCTTAGATATAAATACACACATCTATATATGCATGTATGAAACTAATGTGTGCTGAGTAGAATCAGTTGCACATAGAATACTTACTAGATGGAGCTGGATTATGAGCAACTTAAGAAACTTTAAGCCATTCTTATAAACAATTcttataaataactaaatattgACTAGCCATTTCAGGTTTAAATTCTTTCTGTTtctattattttggtttttggtAAAACTAGTAGGTTTTTAAATATACATGTAGTAGCATGTTCCTGGTGGCCACACTAAAATAGGCTTGAAGAGGTGTTTTCTGAATATGAACCAAGACAGGTTTTAGTTATTAAGTTGGAGAAAGTAATCTAGTCCAGCCAAGAGTGTTACTGAGTGGATAAACTTCAGTTTTGACCTTTTCCTGAAACAGGTAGTTTGAAACTTACATTTGGTATgccccaaaaaagaaaaagaaaagaatcctACATTTAGGTGTATAACTGCATGAACAATTCCAACAAGATCAATTTATTATATCACTACATTTAGTGAATTAAACAGGATTTCTCCACTTAACCTTAATGAAACACTTCAATTCTTCGACAAATTATAACAATAGAAGAATAGCTGGATATACAATGGACAAAGTATCCTCACTTGATATCCAGATAACACACATAGAGCAAATTCAAATAACATATTTCATAGCATGTTTCAGTCACAATGTCTGATAAACAATGCTACCAAGAGCaaagatataaaaagaaaagtacaAGAAGAAAGAttcataaaaacaataaaaggaaTATAAGTTGATGCATCACTACAAACATCGAAATCTGTTTCACTAGAAGAGCTATTCAATTCAAAACTAAACTAGATACATACCAGTTGAAGTTTCTGCTTTTCCTGATCTTGAACAGCTCTAAGGAGCTGCGCTAGATCAACTCGGCAGTAATCAGGGCTTCTAAACAGTGACTCCATTTCAAGGACCTGTGCTAaatcaaaaaaaggaaaaacaaaaaaaaaagttaaacaaaggCAGTATATGAAACAGAACCACATTTTTTTGAgttcaaaaaattgataatgtTGGGATCATGTGTCAAACTTTTTTCGAGCAATTGTTAAACTCTATTGTGATTTCACTGCAGAGCTGCTTGTAAGCCAATTCCCCTCCAGAGGCCATGTAGTCAGAAAACCCACTGCCAAGTTAGATATATAAAACCAAAGTGTCAAATGTCAAATTCCAATGTAATTAATCTTAGGAAACACTACAATCACAAATTCCAATGTGTTAATCAATTCCTGGAATAGTAACATTGACATCATGAACTTCGAATTTTCATGATAGAAAAATGGTTCATATGTAAAGCATCACTCCTTTTCATATATTCATcccaaaactaaaataaaattaatctccACAGTTTAATTTTTGTCCCGAGTCAATATCAACAAATTAGAAATCACTTCAGATatgaattttaaagtaattattgcaAAAAATCAACAATTCTACAGTACATTTCATTTCAATCTACGATCAGATAACAATGCATTCCAATTAAATTCTTAGTTTTCGTAgaggatttttttataaaaataaaaaataaaaaccattcTCTTGGTCCATTTCCCTGAATCAATCTCATTAAAAtagttctttcctttttttttctttttctttttttaatccctCAAGCTCAAATATGAACCCTAAAGTATTGCTATCCCTAAGTAACGTTTTGATTCAAATACAGTCGCAGATAAGAGATACGatcataaagaagaagaaaaaatgattttgcatATAATTTTGGCGAatccaaacaaagccttgtAAGTAATTAGTAAGTGTTAACTATTAACCTTTTGAGCTTAGAATATGCTTCGGCCCTGCGTTGCTGAATTTGGAGGAAACCACGAAGCAAAAGAAGAACTTTGGCTGGATCAAGCTCTGTCGACATCGACATCGACATCGATTCCTTTATCGAAACCTTCTTCTCGAAATCAAAATCTTCTTCTTCCATCGCTCGCTCACTCGCCACCATGTTTCCTCACTCATCTCGTTTTCTTCCTTTTATATACGACCCACTGCTGCTGTCGTTTTTACGAAAACGACTTCGTTTTcaatatagttttttaaaaacaaataattattttaaaacatgatcCCTTACTCATTGTTCCCTCCCTTTCTTTTTAACTCTGagatttttgaaatatttttttcttatttatttgtcattttcaGAGTTCAAggtgatataaatttttttctctcaagtaTACCTTTCTctccataaattatttttatatattccaaAGTTAGATAAGTTGAGATTTAGACTTGTATTAAACAACACTTTGTATCTACTCTCAATACATAAAACTTAATTCCCAATAATAGAAAATTCAatagtacttttttttatgaatatcaATCTTTAGTTAAAAGAAAAAGCTTCACGGTGAAATTGAACTACAGATAacataagaatgaaaaaagatacTCCTAACTATATTTGCTTGCAAGAAAGAGTTGAAGATTCCTTTAATAacattgaagatgatgatgaatcaaacTTGCAAGATGACAAAATCAAAAAGGAGAAAGTTAAAAGGGGTTTTGATTTAAATGAAAAGGCAGATTGTGGATttgatttgaataaattttcagAAGAAAAAGATTTTGTTAGCAACAGCCCCGTTATCAATACCAGCAACCTGGGCCATAATCATGCAGAACATGCAGCCCATGCAGAGTCACACGACGTAACATGTGAAGAAGTAGTTTCGAACCAGAGAAGACCTAGGAGAAACAACGCTCGACCAACCTACCTAAGGGACTTCGTATGATCATCCATGATCTGTTATTAGTTATTGTAATTAGTTGTTAGCTATTCGGTTATTCGATTAATACCGTTAGAGTTTCGTTAAGGCAATTGTAATCTGTGTATAAAAGGCATTGTGTAGTAATGAATAAAACAGAGAGAAATTTCATAAGTTTTCATTGTGAGGAGGCCTTGGTCCTCGAAACCAAACTCGCGTCCCCTTCCTGCTCGTAACATTGGTCTGACCTGCCGCCGGTCTCTAATGGCGGACCATACCACCCGACGCACCACCACTGATCAATTAGAAGAAGCCATTTCTTCTTTATCCGAGAAGCACTCCGAGCTGGCAAGCAAGGTTGACGTCTTGTGCGATCGCCTGACCCAACTAGCCACTCAACCCACAACGTCGTCACCCCCACCACCACCTCGTCACCCCGTCAAGCTGGACATCCCTCGCTTTAATGGGCACGACCCCTTGGGTTGGATCTTCAAGATCACCCAATTTTTTTACTACCAAGGAACCCCCAACGACGACCGTATCACCGTCACTTCCTTTTATCTTGATGGCCCAGCCCTTAGTTGGTTTCAATGGATGCACAAGAACGGCTTCATCACCTCTTGGCAGGCGATGTTACATGCAATCGAGACTCGCTTTGCGCCATCATTTTACGACGATCCACGGGGCACTTTGTTCAAGCTTTCACAACGCGGCTCCAGATTGTGGGCCTGCCTCCCTtgttccttttaagttgttttatTTCCGGCCTCGCCCCGAAAATCTGTTGTGAGGTCCAAGCCCTCCAACCATTGTCCTTGCCACAAGCCGTTGCTTTAGCGCGCTTACAGGAGGATAAGATCAATGATCGCCGCCACCCTTTCCGACCATAACCCCATCCTTCACCACCCCCGCCTCCCCATCCCTCTCCCAACCCCAACCCCAGCAAACCCAAGCCACCTTTTATTCAACGCACCCCTGAAGAGATGGCATCCCGCCACGATAAAGGGCTCTGCTATAACTGTGATGAGAAGTGGAGCACCTCTCATCGGTGTAAGGGCCACGTCCTCTTCCTCATTACAGACCCCTCTGAACCACCTGACCACCCTCTTGCCCTTTCCTCCCCCACCCTCGAGCCAAACCCTGACCCCTTACCGGAACCGGAGAAATCACCAACCAGCCCCTACATCAGCATTCATGCCTTGGCTGGTCTCCCCGCGACGGACACCTTTTGGGTCTTTGGTACAATACGCCACGTGCGCCTCACAGTCTTGGTCGACAATGACAATACACACAACTTTATTCAACCGTGGGTGGCTAAGTTTCTTAACCTCTAGACGGTAATGATTGACCCACTCCGTGTTATGGTGGGTAATGGCTCAATCCTCGAATGCCTGTCTTGGTGCCTGGCAGTCAAAGTACAGCTCCAAGGCCACCCCTTCACGGTGGCAACAAAGGGCTCTTTTAGCAATGATATTTTTTGCTTCTTTCCTTAGTGGAAGATAAGAGTGGAATGCTTATGATCATTAGTTGTTTCGaggaataaaaaacaaatattaagcTGATAAAATTTTGGAACCTTATTCTTCTGCTGAGCCCTCCTAGCCATAATCAAGTGAAGTGGCTTTAATGCTCTACAGGTACAAATCAATGACCTAGGTATCATCTACATGTAGCAAATTTGCTACATCCAAATCATTAGTCAATAACAGAGTTTAGCTAATTTGATTTAGTATTTTGCAAATAATCTGAGCTAGTGGATGAGACAATTCCCCTAGGTCTAATATGGGTTCTTCATGTTCGGAAATGCCATCATAATTTCCCTCCTCCGTTAACTCAAAACAGGCACTAATGCAAAAGCGTAAAAATAATAACGCCAAGAGATTGATAGATACCACACAAAGCTATGTAGTTGCTAGCATTATCTGGTTCTAATTGGAATAGCTGATGTGCTGCCATTTCTCCAACTTCAACATTTTTGTCCATTACACAACCAGCAAGAAGGGCACCCCACATGCTTCCTGTCCCTGATGCTTTCATGTTTTCCAAGAACTGAAGTGCTTCCAGAAGATACACACAGCGGCTCAGAAGATCCACCATACGAGCATAATGCTCTACAGTAGGCTCAAACCCATAGTCTGAACAAATTGAGCTGAAAATGTGCTTGCCTTGATCTATCAGACCCGAGCGGCTACAACTGGTCAATATTGCTGGGAGTGTGACAGGGTTCGACCTAAACCCTTCATCTACCATCTTCTTAAACAGCAAAAGAGATTCCTCCCCCTTTCCGTGTGCCCCATAACAAGATATCATGGTGGTCAACGTGACTAAATTCATGTGGCACATGGTCCAGAAAACCTTTTCTGAATCATTCAAGCATCCACATTTTCCATACACATCAATCAACGCATTCCAATGGCAGCAGCTGCATCAAAATCAAAGCTTCTCGCTACATTCCCGTGAACTTCTCTCGCTTTCAACAAGTCTCCTTCCTTTCCACAAGCTTTCAGAATGCTAGGAAGAGTCATGAAATCCACCCTCATCATCCCATTCAGACTTAGCATCTCCCTGAAACAACGCATTGCATCCGAATACAAATCAGCCCTTCCAAACCCCAAGATCATCAAATTCCACGTCACGAATCCCTAGTTTCCAACAAGTCTCCTTCCTTTGGGCGTGGCATTGCAAAGCTGAGGAATGTGTTATGCAACTTCGAAGCAGGAATGACAACCTTTTCCTAGTTTCCAATGAGGTGCAATTCATGGTTTAATTGTATAAACTCTACAAAAACACAAATACAAAGATAATGACTACACGGAGGGCTGTTGGAATGAAATCCTGCATAATAAAGTCTTGGGATTCAATTATTCACTCTCGTGGTGTGTTTGGTTTATAcgatggaaataaaaaaaattaattatcataaattcataatgTAAACTATGTTGGtcctattaaaaaatgtataaatttatCTCCAATATTATTTTCCATCTTCGCTTCCATTAGACATGCCAAGGAAACCCGTACCCGTGGATATCCGCCCGAATCTATCCTGATTTTGACGAATAATATCCGAGTTGACCGGGTATGGGTTCGGGTTTTCTCAGATAACCAAAAGTCGGGTATGAGATTACTAGATCCGTCCCGACTCCGAATCCATCCCGTCACTTAAAATCTTgagaatttttgcataatttaatcaaaaggcctataatttttattactagttaattttattttagaatttttacataatttaatattattttcttaacgaTTTTTTAGACACATgcgctataataaatttattgatatataattagttaaaaataaatgtttaacaatcaatttattttttctaaaatgaaatttttaatatttttttactaaaagaaattatttttctaatttaaatcgGGTATGGGACGAGATCAGGAATACCCGACGGGTACAGGAATGAGATAATAAACTTTAACCCGTCGGA is a window encoding:
- the LOC100306178 gene encoding REX1-B-related protein, coding for MVASERAMEEEDFDFEKKVSIKESMSMSMSTELDPAKVLLLLRGFLQIQQRRAEAYSKLKSGFSDYMASGGELAYKQLCSEITIEFNNCSKKVLEMESLFRSPDYCRVDLAQLLRAVQDQEKQKLQLTATIQVLKKAGRPSERLVSHENCKFTKPAEHECVHVQEITEASGTEEAEADAEYDNALKEAIRGVQDAVMAINEHLEEVRYEIAALEAE